Sequence from the Amaranthus tricolor cultivar Red isolate AtriRed21 chromosome 1, ASM2621246v1, whole genome shotgun sequence genome:
acaagatCTCAATTACTTCTAacacgtacgcatctcattcaacaccaagcataatcgtcaattcgacaataacaagtttttccatcgacaaagaataaaaggattatgtcaagtgtttcattacaccagctaactttgagttataacgattcacattatcttGAAATAAAACGACGATTCAGAATTAAGTCTCACAATGTtagtgtagtgctaatatgacgacaagaaCGAATCTTTTTAAGGTTATCGCAtagcaatatcatttattatattctccaaggttgagctaaaatcaagacatcatacaAGTAACTTCAATAATTCTTAACAGTTGACGCTATGTTCATGGCtcattacaattatgtgtttatgATTCCAAAAACAACCCAATGAGGTATTAGTAACTCTAACAATTAAGTCACTAATAATTAGCAACTACTACTCTCAATTAACAACCAAGACCATTTttatagtcaactataatcaaaatcattactaattaccacaacgataatcaaccaagtcttaaaataatttataaggcTATTCGAttaatcaccacaccaccaaagtagcatacaccacacacactactagaaatctcatttctaaatcaaactctaattatttcatgttcaaagataacactattTCTAAACCAAACTAATATTCAATCAACACAaatcccataatttctaatcacacttcaaaccttaaattatgaatatgttcaattcatcaattaaaCTCTTAACCACAAAAgaattcaatgaaaaataacacaaaattcaacacttttcatccacatttcaaaaacccaattcataagtacattcaaatcatcaatcaaattctcacccacaacaagattcaatgacaatCATACAAATTAACACCCAActcataaacttagtaaaattctaattatatactaggaaaattacttagagtgagcttgagaggcttacaatggGTGAGACTAGGAAATGGGTCAAGAGGTTGGTGGTTCTTATTGTGGTGGCGTGGCTCAAGACACGGTGGTGGAGGGGGAAGGCTGCACGGATCCAGAGAGGAGCAGCCGCCTGCTGGGGCGTGTTTCAGCCGCCTGCTACTGGGCGTGCTTGCAGCCGCCTGCTGCTGGGCTGCCGTGGGAGTGAGGCGAGGCTCCGGTGCTGCTTGGTGGTGTTTTCGTGGGCGGCTGGGCTGCTGTGCAGGAAGGGAAGGGTGCGGGAGTGAGGGAGGAcggaagagaaagaaaaaggaggAGAAGTGACGGCTAGGTCTTGTGAGCGTTTAGGGTTTCGTGGGTTTTTATAtacctttccttttttttttaaaattattattattattattaggtttatttgtttatttattattattgttaggtTTATCGGTTTatttttcttgcgagacccaactaagagcctttgtgggctcacacattttagtgaaataatcattttgattcgaacctctttatttaagatatcgtaactatatttttaatatatatataagttaacatttaaatccgtatatgaaagaaatttattaaaactaattaaggaataatttaatataactgaaaaatctttaaaagctattaaaataataataatttcattattaaaatctcggggtgttacagactaccccccttaaaaggagttttGTCCCCGAAACTATCGCAACCAAGGTactaattgtgaaaatttatatttctaataactcaagGAGGCGTCTTAACGATTTTATGCCTAGGGAATTAAGTCAAAGATCGTGaccttattgacactattatacACACTCTATTcaaatattcatacatatttcGTTTCGAGCATtcataatcatttaaattaactCAACACCCAATCAAAACATGTAAATGTCACACAATTGACCTaacacaatcaatcaaaagcatgtaaaatCCTACAATTGACTCAACACggtcaatcaaaagcatgcaaATATCACACCAATTGATTCACACAATCAATCAAAGCATGTAGATATCACATAGATAGGTTCAAACAATCAATCCAAAGCATGTAAGTTTGTAATAGGTTGTTATCATAGAAACAAAAATGCGTGAAAACGCAGGAGAAAATGCGTGTAAACGCGCGAAATTCTATCGcgttctaccccccttaaaacttagttacgaccccgtaactcactaacctcgAAACATGTGCAAGGATAGTGTGGTTAGACCATGGAACTCTAGTTATTTCATATCTTCGATCTCAATACTACATACCCTAGTATCTGGGTCTCAATATGTTCTATTAGTAAGACAACTATTCTCAATGTTTACAAAAATAACAGATCTAGCAGATGtggcttttaaaaaaaatgtattactTGAGTTCGTAACAACACGAAACGTCCTGTTATCTAATGTAATTCTTCAAACGACTTTTTCAATGCTACGTGACGACCTAAGGTCGACTTTGTGATAATCTTGTAATGTACAGAAggtttaactattataatttgAACCATGAATGgggtaaaatatcaaaacaacaagGTCCTAAAAGTAAAGTGCACGAAATTGCTCCACACTTAAATCCTGTTATATTTAGACACCCTAGACCTTGGGATACTTGAATCTTACTAGACTGTTTGGTTATCAACTCCCAAATCGATTCACCGCTAACTTTACTTATCATACATAATCTTAACCTTTTACTTAACATGAAATGctcttttcattaatcatatatgatcaaatcattttataacattttaaatcatacatcatgacttgattaatagattaacaactcaaattaataactcaaaacataatacatgtttcaagtatataatcaaattatatataacacgTTTTAGCAAGTTACTATAGTTAATAATTATACGTTCACAGTCATGATACTAATACACATATCgtaattattcaataataacatcctttatccatcataatatcaaatttttaattacgTCAATATGAGGATGATTTAGAATCATGAAGGGCAATGTCAAAGGTCACCAACACTTTTCAGCTATTCATTTACCCTACGACTAGATATGTTgaaagtatataatttatatcaattaagaTCACGAGCTAATATATGGTTAAAGTAATGCATCATGTTCATATATAACGACAATACTAATGGTACTAATAgggtaataataatagtgatgatcaacaaagatgacattttatgtatacataaaaaaatgcaAGGTGAAAAATAACCGATGAACACACCTACATCACCGCAATTTCCAATATTAATAGCAAAGCAGTCATGTATCACACAATTTGATAAAGTTGCGATACCAACACTAATTTCATAATATCCAATCTACATCAAAAGatttccatcacaatactaCCTCTAACTATAAGACCGTTATCGCAACCATATGACTGCTACATTAATAATCCTAACATTATACTAAAGTACAACGACACAAGCCAACAAAATAACGCAACACTTGAAATTATGCATTACAATTATTCTTCGCAAACAAGTGGAATTCGATCGCCCTTCGACCTAAGATGCGAAACTTAAAACTAACAACTATAACATAATCGTTTGTATTAAAACACGTccaaatttcaaaactcttcaTCAAATGCTTATTACGATTCAATGATTtagtaacatcaaattaaaactcttCTTAACACAACTCTTTATCGCATAGTAACGATTGTGTATAATAATCGTTTATGACATAATCCATTATCTCGATTCATCTATCAAATTGTAATTATTTGCATACTCATAGTCgcttcttcaatgtttaggttTAAAACACCTCTTGACTTTTATTAGGACTACATTATCTTTAGTAACTCTCCAACTTATcacatcaatcattattaaaacaatAACTTGCGTAAAGTCAGCTTCATTTAGAATCTCATCTAGGTCTTATCATTTCAATACACTGGCTATTAAATTGGCGATCAATGAGATACTCAAAAAGACTtaaattaacttacttaataaccccaatcagcttaataaacttataattaagctttatgatgtgtgtgttttatatattattttctaccatgccccattgtattttcatagcatttctcgcgtattttgctcaattttctattggtttttatgcttggttggagtgtttgtttcctatttattttgtaggtacaaagctctaattatgctaggaatcgactcttggagcgagatttgcaagttggaaggtcataagctactcaaagggtcatttttgtgctgaccaggtctcatacccgggtgggtttccacatacccggccgggtgagcctctcatacccgggtgggtttccacatacccaaCCGGGTTTGCACTTGGCACTTAGAAGCCatttggaagaaaaagttgCCACTCGCACCCGactgggtttccacatacccggccgggtgagcctctcatacccgggtgggtttccagaCACCCGGCCAGGCTTCCATTGAAGATCAAATTGCTTTGCtgcgtacccgggcgggtttccacatacccgaccgggtttaatcttgaacttagaaaatttttggtcTTGAAGATTTAGTTTTGCTTCGCACCCGAGCGGGTTTTCTATACCCGGCCGGGTCCAGCAGTTATTTTTGATAGTAACTTCCCATATCCTCCGATCTCTTTTAaggaggatataaatagcttttgagggGATTTTTGGAAGACagtttttttctctgttttgagGGTTTGATATTGAAGGGATTTCTTATATTACTTGCCATGGAggattgttaatcaacacttggacattgtaattttaattatattgaaggtattagtttcaattcttatctcttgttcttgtttatcattgttatctttgaatgtttgtttctccattaaatttgaaactaattttctccatgaatttaattgttgaatctcttgttagttttaatatgcttagtgagtagttttatttctagggtttggtgaaactatgcaaaaggtcatgattcttgtttgattttaggatttaaatttagtttgtctaggcgattcaattgatgggttttagattgattgcatgtttggccaatttgcaagttttattcgctcaattctataagcgagagttgcgagtttgagtgaacgatttccttctttgaacaattaagctttaatcgcgatagcttgttttattgtttgattgtcgaatttgttagcgagagcaacatcttccttcgcctatattcattcctatcccaattattgttcatgaatcatgatcgatgcatagtgaatctttttagccctaggtttttaattattgaattttattcatctcttgtttttgcgttctacttagataaacaaaaatccaacatttgatcgttagcaatagtgaacttggttcaaattgtgactttatttgtccttccacagtggttcgaccctactttcccaactatactagttaggtgaattaggaattatttttggtagtaaaacgacctatcactttattaaatgtagtctatttcataGACGCCTAAATCAAATCAGTTATTGCACTATAAATACCGTCATTTATTACCAAATCATGTAAGTTTTCTCTAACCATAATCCTCTCAACTACTTTAGAATTCATTACTCGTTTCATATTCCGATTACCGACTTGAGCGTCGAAGGTGCTTTTTGGGAAACATCCATAAACAAGTAACTATGTTCGTTTTGCATATCAGCAGCAGGATCCGTTTACTCACATTTGAATCATAAGGAGCAGAATACCTCCAATCAATACCTTCCccttttaaacaaatttaacaTGTTTCTATTTAACATGTTTCTTAGTAGAAACAAGcttgattaaagaaaaaaattgaagtgatgtttaaatatttatgtataataaaacataaattgtttaaaaagagaaaaaaaaaaaccgaatATCCTGAATCCAATACGGATTATACCGGATATACAGTTTTTTCGGGCCGAAACCATATCATGATTTTCACTATTCGAAAAACCGGATATCCGAATTTTCGGATCCAGTTCAATTTGATATACGATTTCGAACACCCCTAACTAATAGAGTGGTATATAGGGATGACAATGGGTGAACTCGACTCGGATTATCCACTCTCCGACTTTGCTTCAGATGAAACTCGGATTATATTTTTCAGTCCACCTTTACTCAGAGTCAGATTATGCATACTTCAACTTTGTTCCGACTTGGACTCTCGGACCTCCGACAGAGTTCAGACCATTATCAACCTTTATTCTTATtgatattatactaatgatttaaaagtataaaaaattaatatagtaGCTTTTCAATgacaacttaataaaaaaaatgacctTTTGTAGAATCGCAACTAGAATCATGCGATTCTAACAATTCTACATGATTCTAAAAATATTCCACAAAAATGCTAAATTGAACTTTAGCCCACCCAATCAGCTATATCCTTGGACCTTAATTTCTACATTTTTGCTTTCTAACGATTATATTGAGACTCTTGACCATAATATGACCATAATATTACTACCTTAGAGCTAAGTTTTTATCTAGATTCCCACTTGAAACTTAATTTCATTTGGTGTTACTTACTTATAAATGACTGAATTGATGTTCATAATTATTGGGGCTTTAAAAATGTTACAATATAATGTGGCTTTGATAATCTCATTACAAGATCACTCAAGGATCATTGTGACCCCATCTACTTGGTGTGTTTGTTTTACTAAATTATTGATTAGTGTATATCTTTTTATGTTTGTCAgttcataaaaataatagaaaaaagaaaacaaataagaagtatatatgtatttttttaaataataacaaattttttattatattaaatgagttttaagtgtttattttttttacaataaaaacggctaaaaagtatatataagcAATTACCAAttcttatttttgaaaaattcttGAATCATTCAATTCTACAATTTGATTCAGAGAGTTATTTTCGATTTGAGTTAAATTTACGCTTTTAATAACTTTGCCTATAATTCATCTGATTTctctattaatattaaattatgaaaccaaaaatattgtgtttaaaattttgagtattataattatattcaattcGGAGTTGGGTGTCAGGTCGAGTCAGAGTCGGAGTCGGACCAGAGCCGAGTCGAGTTGAAGTATCGGATTTTTATGAGGTCCAACTCCGATCTGTTTCTAAATCGGACTCAGACTATGTAATCGGATTCAGAGTTGGATACAATTTTTTTCTCATACTCGAATTGCACTAATCGGATTCATAGCTGGATACAATTTTTTTCTCATACTCAAATTGCACTAAGTTCCTCGAATTGGGTTGAATCAGAGGCAAATTCAAATTGAATTGCCATCCCAAGTGGTATAACTGAATCCAATCCGTCAATGAATCGAAGCATACGGCTAACGGCATATGGCGAACACATGACTTGTACTCTTATGCCAATAATATTTGTGAACAGTTATGAATTATGGAAACGTGTGGCTCGATGAAATCAAACAAGGCATTATCTCGTCCCTCTCTCCCAACCATCGACTACCTTATCCACACATCGTGGCAGAATCCAAACCCACCTCACAAATTTCCCAAATTACTTCAATTATTAATCAACCAATGACCTTCTCCATTTATCTTCTTCATTTCTCCAACAAAAATCAACAAACATGGCTTCCTCTACACTTTCACCCCCTACCTTATCTCAGGTACGTACTTCTTCTTCTCCCCCAAATTCTCCAATTTCCCAAATTCGTATTCTAACTTCTactgtttgtttgtttgttgattCAGCTATGCTCAAGCAAGAGTGGAATGTTTGCGCCATCACTGGCTTTGGCGAAATCAGGAAAAGTGAATGTGATGATGGgtaaaggaagagtaggaggaaTGAAGGTAAGTTGTCAAGCTACAAGTATACCAGCAGATGACAGGGTACCTGACATGGGGAAACGCCAACTTATGAATCTTTTGTTGTTGGGTGCTATTTCTCTTCCTACGGGTTTCATGTTGGTTCCTTATACTTACTTCTTCGTTCCTCCTGGGTAAGCTCCTTTACCTTCCATTTCCTTTATTGATGcttgtttcaatttttttttcataaacgaCAACCCAACAACAAACTTGATAAATTTGTCACGAGAATTGACCGCAGAGAAGCGAGGTTTCACCCTAAAATCAATAGATTATTGACATTAGCCCATTAAGCTTAGGTGTTGGGCAATCTTTCTATAATTTTTGGATGCGGAATCATATATGAATTGTGgttatgaaattaaaataggTGTGAGTTTTTTGTACGAAGTTTATTCATAATCATGTAACATATACTCCCTcagaaccaatttagatgtcccatttgcttggatacggttattaaggatggtgtggggtccattaaaaagggtaaatagtaaagggtaagtagtggagggtagttgggtaagtaaggtatatggggtatattcgtaattacttgtgtgaactaaggatatttaggtaaaaaaatattgacaaaaatagaaatgggacaactaaaaagactttgccaaataaggaaatgggacaactaaattggttcggagggagtattaggtTAAGTGATTGAGTATATAAATAACAGCTCTTTGAGAGACcttctctttgagagacgtatctcaaaccAGCTCATTGAATATTAATTgtttacttaccgtatttttaatgcctacgtACATTACATTATCGTttatgcttacttaccgtatccttaatgcttacgtactgtatccttaattgttggttttaatttcttaaatgtctacttacatcatccttaatgcttatttacaatattataaaaagtatataataggcggcccaattagaaatggtctctcaaaaagaccgtctctcacgaGAATTTCTGTATGAACATATACTCTATCCTAATATTAGAGCTTTTGTTGTTTCTTATGAGTTATTATACTTCAATATGTTGTTTAGTCTAATTGTAGTTGTACatgttaaatttgttattggacTTGTATACACTAAAATTCGTATAAGAGGataattaattatacacaaaCTTGATGAGGTTTCATgctaaaacaaattaatattacgAGTACTAGCCcatcaaatttatatattagtTAACATCTTTCAATTTCTTAGAGGTGAGATGCCATGTTATTTTCCAACCGTGTATGAGTTGATGATAGTTATGTTACAAATTGAATATtcctatttatattttattgtgtattGATATGCTTTTTGTCtgttttttgtatatattaatcttAATCTATAGTTTGTAAGTAGGGGTAGAGGTTATGACACTGGCTTAAGAATTTTAAAGTCAGATTTTTGAGTATGGGTTGTTCTTGAAATTATATGTTTTGTAAGTCCAAGATATTAAGTTTTCTACTATATTTTGTGAGTCCTGTTGGAAAAACATCCCAAACGTGATCGAAAAATTAGATACAGACTAACATATAAATTTGATGAGCTACTTTTCTTATTACAAAATGTGGTTCTTTGTAATTTTGGTTTTGGTCCCCTCACtaatatattatacaatttaaaGAGTGCACAATTGtaacaaaaattactatagGTCAATGGTTGGAATAACATATTTGTAATCTAAGGTTAATGGATCAAACTCAAATTTAAACTATTATCTTTAATAAggctaataaatttaattaatactataatgtcattactatttatctttcataatttcaCATTCATACTTTTTTAGTACGTGTGATTATATTTTTGCTATCTTAATTTAAATAGTGCTTTTTTTTAGAGATTTAGAAGGCAAATATATGAAGTCAAAaacacttagttttttttaaaggaGCAATTATAGGAAAGCTTCAACTCTATTTGTTAAATATGCTTTTTGCTATAATTCAAGTTCATTTcagtttatataattttaaaattttcgtagtttaactagtttttatataataaataatttgctagtaTATCGACAATTTGGCCCCCAACTCGAAATCCTGGCTTCGCCCGTGCTTGTTACTAGTTATTTTTAGGATGAAACGTTATCGAGTTTTTGTGCAGTCAACTCTTCTCCATGTGGGTCTTGTTGTGTACAAACCCAATATCAAATTTATCAGGTCCAAGATATTCATTAAATTAGATGGATGCTTTTTGAGTTATATGCCCTAATACGAGGTTGTTATCGTAAAACAATCAATAACAGTAAAGGAGGTGGTTCTGGTGGCACCGTCGCCAAGGATGCTCTTGGAAATGATGTTATCGCTGCTGAATGGCTTAAGAACCATGGACCAAATGATCGTACTCTTACCCAAGGGCTCAAGGTACATCTGCCATCCTTCAAAATCCGCCTTTTATTTTTCGTTTAAGCGTAAATCCTTAGAAGTGAGTATACTGttttgttatatactctaacatataCTACGTAAATAATGGTTCGATAGTACTTCAACAGCCTAGGATCAATTGTCTTCTTTGAACTGATTTTATACTTTTCAGGATTCTTAACTGCACTAAGCATATCAGACAGGAAGGTTCTTTCAGTCTTGTTGGTATTGCTGTTTACCACCTATGAATGCTTACCTTCTAACAGAATCACTATCACATGAttaaaaaaagcgaattatggtcggttgtGGGCTATTTCAGGGTCATTTTGAGCAAATCGTGAATTCAAAATGCGAATTAACTGGCAAATTATGTTACAGTAAACAAAATATTGGAATTTGGTTTCTAATTGAACAAGAAAGCAAATATTATCTGTTATTTATACAATATAACTgaattgttttatttgttattcttCGTAACGCTGATTTATCTACGTAGAGTTTAGTTTGTTCTTATAATTTGATGATGTTCCACCAGGGAGATCCAACATACTTAGTCGTGGAGAGCGACAGAACTCTTGCAACATATGGAATCAATGCTGTGTGCACGCATCTTGGATGTGTGGTTCCATGGAATGCTGCTGAGAACAAATTCATCTGTCCATGCCATGGATCACAATACAACAACCAAGGCAGAGTTGTTAGAGGACCTGCACCTCTTGTAAGTCATCAGTACTCTGTAGTCACTGTTCTTGCTCGTCTTTTTCGTTCTGCATCCGAGAATTATTCACCTTAATTTTTGTCATGAAGGGTTAGGAAGGGGTAATATATgaattagtaataaataaaatatagagATAATTATAGAGGGAAAGGGAAGGAAATTAGTCATAACAAGCCTCTCGAATGCTTGTATACTATTTTTCGTGATTGTCCTTTGATTACATTTTACATACAAATcgatatattcatatatattttctgTTCAATCTTTAGTAATTTCATCTTATGTCCAAGCCAGTCCATGACAGTTTTTTGTGACTAAAACCACCAGTTTTGTCCCTTTTTGAGTAACAATCATTTTTGTAGTTGTAGaactttttttagaaaaaagctTCTCTATCTTTGCCATCGAAGGTTCAATCAGAAAGAGTCTcattgttgttactaacaactgTGATTTGCATCCAAACCTTCAAACCTTACCCTAGGCGAGACTTTGGAGCCACTTGacggcattggggtaatggaatgttgtagtGCTGACTGGCAGATTGCAATTATGtgcaaaaagacaaaaatgtcaaaaaactgatatcatgtcaagaaaccaactcaaccaaaagcgtAACTAATGATTAAGGCCCCAGataatgttatatactttaacaaaaACTTCATGAAATGTTTATCAATCAGTGTCCATGAAGTTACTTTTGATAGTAATGTAATTTTGTCAAGTGACTTCACTCTTCTTCGGTCATTGGACGCCTTAGTCAATAACGAGAGATAAGTTTTATGGAGCACCTATTTTCAGAGCTGATGTTCGGACTTCTCTTATCTCAAATTTTTTATCTACGGCTTTGATTTCTTCGAATTATTATATCGTTACTTGTTATTTGATAGTTAGCAGACAAAGACGACTGAATTCGTAAGATTAGTGATCGAAATTGATTGCAATATATCTTAATCTTACTGACGTACAATCTACTGTGTTGGTGTTACAGTCATTGGCATTGGCACACTGTGATATAGATGATGGAAAGGTGGTTTTCGTGCCATGGACCGAAACAGATTTCAGAACTGGTGATGAGCCATGGTGGTCTTAAAACTAGGCCATAACTATCAGTTGCTGCACTGTATTCATTACACTAGAGTAGGTATTGTAAAATGTTGAGTCACCAGGGACACTAATATTGGAATTTTTATCCCGGTAGATTCATTTCCTCGTTTCATGAAGGTACATGCTTGCTTGTAACTTTACTATATCT
This genomic interval carries:
- the LOC130805741 gene encoding cytochrome b6-f complex iron-sulfur subunit, chloroplastic-like, whose amino-acid sequence is MASSTLSPPTLSQLCSSKSGMFAPSLALAKSGKVNVMMGKGRVGGMKVSCQATSIPADDRVPDMGKRQLMNLLLLGAISLPTGFMLVPYTYFFVPPGKGGGSGGTVAKDALGNDVIAAEWLKNHGPNDRTLTQGLKGDPTYLVVESDRTLATYGINAVCTHLGCVVPWNAAENKFICPCHGSQYNNQGRVVRGPAPLSLALAHCDIDDGKVVFVPWTETDFRTGDEPWWS